A single genomic interval of Streptomyces sp. BA2 harbors:
- a CDS encoding Na+/H+ antiporter, which yields MDVLPLVALIAASAAVAGAARWTPVPAPLLLVAVGLVAAYVPGVPDYHLDPHIVLPLILPPLLHTAALESSYLDLRANIRPVALLSVGYTLFATLAVGYLAYLLIPDLPLTAALVLGAVIAPPDAVAATAIARKVGLPSRITTILQGESLVNDATAITAFKVALAAAVGEGASWAGGIQEFLVAAVGGVGVGLVLMVPIHWLRRHMKEAMLQNTLSLLIPFVAYAAAEQVGASGVLAVVVVALFLGHRSWEVDFETRLQEAAVWKVVAFILESAVFALIGLQLPLVLKGLGEYSGPQAAWYALGVFFFVVLVRFVWSYPATYLPRILSTRIKERESDMDWRRPLIVSWAGMRGVVSLAIAFSIPLVMDDGEPFPARNLVLFLTFTTVIGTLVVQGLSLPWLIRVLKLPGRDAQAETLAEAQAQNAASQAAERRVDELMRDERNRLPEPLQDRLRTVLERRRNSVWERLGQSNPVTGESADDTYRRLAREAIAAEREVFVTMRDERRIDDEMMRTLLRKLDLEEAAAYREVED from the coding sequence ATGGACGTACTGCCCCTGGTGGCACTGATCGCGGCGAGTGCCGCGGTGGCCGGAGCCGCGCGCTGGACCCCGGTGCCGGCGCCGCTGCTGCTCGTCGCGGTGGGTCTGGTCGCCGCGTACGTGCCCGGGGTTCCGGACTACCACCTGGACCCGCACATCGTGCTGCCGCTGATCCTGCCGCCCCTGCTGCACACCGCGGCCCTGGAGAGTTCGTACCTCGATCTGCGCGCCAACATCAGACCCGTGGCGCTGCTCTCGGTCGGGTACACGCTGTTCGCGACCCTCGCCGTCGGCTACCTCGCGTATCTGCTGATCCCCGATCTGCCGCTGACCGCCGCGCTTGTCCTCGGCGCGGTGATCGCGCCGCCGGACGCGGTGGCGGCCACGGCCATCGCGCGGAAGGTGGGGCTGCCCTCACGGATCACCACGATCCTCCAGGGCGAGTCGCTGGTGAACGACGCGACCGCGATCACCGCCTTCAAGGTCGCGCTCGCGGCTGCGGTCGGCGAGGGCGCGAGCTGGGCGGGCGGGATCCAGGAGTTCCTGGTGGCCGCGGTCGGCGGGGTCGGTGTCGGTCTTGTCCTCATGGTGCCGATCCACTGGCTGCGCAGGCACATGAAGGAGGCGATGCTGCAGAACACCCTCTCCTTGCTGATCCCCTTCGTCGCGTACGCGGCCGCCGAGCAGGTCGGTGCCTCCGGAGTGCTCGCCGTGGTCGTCGTCGCCCTGTTCCTCGGACACCGCTCCTGGGAGGTCGACTTCGAGACGCGGCTCCAGGAAGCCGCCGTGTGGAAGGTGGTCGCGTTCATCCTGGAGTCGGCGGTCTTCGCGCTCATCGGCCTGCAACTGCCGCTCGTGCTCAAGGGGCTCGGTGAGTACAGCGGTCCCCAGGCGGCCTGGTACGCGCTGGGGGTCTTCTTCTTCGTCGTCCTCGTGCGCTTCGTGTGGTCGTATCCGGCGACCTATCTGCCGCGGATCCTGTCGACGCGCATCAAGGAGCGGGAGTCCGACATGGACTGGCGGCGGCCGCTGATCGTCAGCTGGGCCGGGATGCGCGGTGTGGTGTCGCTGGCGATCGCCTTCTCGATCCCGCTCGTCATGGACGACGGGGAGCCGTTCCCCGCGCGGAACCTCGTCCTGTTCCTGACCTTCACCACGGTGATCGGCACACTGGTTGTGCAGGGGCTCTCGCTGCCGTGGCTGATCCGGGTCTTGAAATTGCCGGGGCGTGACGCGCAGGCGGAGACGCTCGCGGAGGCGCAGGCGCAGAACGCCGCCTCGCAGGCCGCGGAGCGGAGGGTGGACGAACTCATGCGGGACGAGCGCAATCGCCTCCCAGAGCCCCTTCAGGACCGTCTGCGCACTGTCCTCGAGCGGCGCCGCAACTCCGTGTGGGAGCGGCTCGGCCAGTCCAACCCCGTCACGGGGGAGTCCGCCGACGACACCTACCGCAGGCTCGCCCGGGAGGCGATCGCCGCGGAGCGGGAGGTGTTCGTGACGATGCGGGACGAGCGGCGCATCGACGACGAGATGATGCGGACCCTGCTGCGGAAGCTGGACCTGGAGGAGGCGGCCGCCTATCGGGAGGTCGAGGACTGA
- a CDS encoding pyridoxal-phosphate dependent enzyme, whose product MSTTPPTTPRPRLPSPLQELQDDRFTRQGVTLTLKRDDLIHPDLPGNKYRKLFLNLDAAVAAGHEALLTFGGAYSNHLRATAAAGRLLGMTTIGVVRGDELADRPLNPSLTQCAADGMRLHFIDRATYRRKTEPEVLAALLHAAGAKDPYVIPEGGSNSLAVQGCTALGEELRGRTHTAAVACGTGGTLAGLAAGLAPDQRALGIPVLKGGFLGPEIQALQQRAFGAATANWHLDERFHFGGYARTSSELTAFANDFEDRHGLPVERVYVAKLLYALTALSEEGAFSPGSNVTAVITATEPASPAAQSSTSR is encoded by the coding sequence GTGAGCACCACCCCGCCGACCACCCCGCGCCCCCGGCTCCCGTCCCCGCTCCAAGAGCTCCAGGACGACCGGTTCACGCGGCAAGGCGTCACTCTCACACTCAAGCGGGACGACCTGATCCACCCGGACCTCCCGGGCAACAAGTACCGCAAGCTCTTCCTGAACCTGGACGCCGCCGTCGCCGCGGGGCACGAAGCCCTGCTGACCTTCGGCGGCGCCTACTCCAACCACCTCAGGGCGACCGCCGCTGCCGGCCGCCTCCTCGGCATGACCACCATCGGCGTGGTCCGCGGCGACGAACTCGCCGACCGTCCCCTGAACCCGTCGCTCACGCAATGCGCGGCCGACGGAATGCGCCTGCACTTCATCGACCGGGCGACGTACCGCAGGAAGACCGAGCCGGAAGTCCTGGCCGCCCTCCTGCACGCGGCAGGCGCCAAAGACCCCTACGTCATCCCCGAAGGGGGCAGCAACTCCCTTGCCGTTCAAGGCTGTACGGCCCTGGGCGAGGAGCTGCGCGGCCGCACCCACACGGCGGCCGTGGCCTGCGGCACCGGCGGCACCCTGGCCGGCTTGGCCGCGGGGCTCGCCCCGGACCAGCGCGCGCTCGGCATACCCGTACTCAAGGGCGGCTTCCTCGGCCCCGAGATACAGGCACTGCAACAGCGGGCCTTCGGCGCCGCCACCGCCAACTGGCACCTGGACGAGCGCTTCCACTTCGGCGGCTATGCCCGCACGTCCTCTGAACTCACCGCGTTCGCAAACGACTTCGAGGACCGGCACGGCCTCCCCGTGGAGCGCGTCTACGTGGCCAAGCTCCTCTACGCGCTGACAGCCCTCTCCGAAGAGGGCGCGTTTTCCCCCGGCAGCAACGTCACGGCGGTCATCACCGCGACGGAGCCGGCGTCCCCCGCGGCTCAGTCCTCGACCTCCCGATAG
- a CDS encoding N-acetylmuramoyl-L-alanine amidase: protein MAPPMSASRFLDVLQDEGVTVVEVGDWPHHNRNHKGPWGPVHGVMIHHTVTSGSERTVEICRDGYASLPGPLCHGVITKDGRVHLVGYGRANHAGLGDDDVLRAVIAEKALPPDNEANTDGNRHFYGFECENLGDGEDPWPDAQLDAIERVSAAICRHHGWTHRSVIGHLEWQPGKIDPKGFTMNAMRERIEERLK, encoded by the coding sequence ATGGCCCCACCCATGTCCGCGAGCAGGTTCCTCGACGTGCTCCAGGACGAAGGAGTGACAGTCGTCGAAGTCGGCGACTGGCCTCACCACAACCGCAACCACAAGGGGCCGTGGGGGCCCGTGCACGGCGTGATGATCCACCACACGGTCACATCGGGCAGCGAGCGGACGGTGGAGATCTGCCGCGACGGGTACGCCTCGCTGCCCGGCCCGCTCTGCCACGGCGTCATCACGAAGGACGGCCGCGTCCACCTCGTCGGGTACGGCCGCGCCAACCACGCGGGGCTCGGTGACGACGACGTCCTGCGCGCGGTCATCGCCGAGAAGGCTCTCCCCCCGGACAACGAAGCGAACACCGACGGAAACCGCCACTTCTACGGCTTCGAGTGCGAGAACCTCGGCGACGGCGAGGATCCCTGGCCCGACGCACAGCTGGACGCCATCGAGAGGGTCTCGGCGGCCATCTGCCGCCACCACGGCTGGACCCACCGCTCGGTGATCGGCCACCTCGAATGGCAGCCGGGCAAGATCGATCCCAAGGGCTTCACCATGAACGCCATGCGGGAGCGCATCGAGGAACGCCTCAAGTAA
- a CDS encoding family 2B encapsulin nanocompartment shell protein, with the protein MSVGEEVRAEQSEPQQSLGTSAARNLATTTKSAPQMQEISSRWLLRTLPWVQVQGGTYRVNRRLSYSVGDGRVTFVKTGDRVQVIPAELGELPTLRDYEDVEVLGELAQRCQQREFAAGSVITSFGSQADEVFLLAHGRVEKIGTGPYGDDTVLGTLADGAYFGEQALLDPEAIWEYTTRAVTACTVLTLPRQDLEQVAERTDSLREHLRRLRSIPAQRTNKFGESPIDLSAGHIGEAVLPGTFVDYESAPREYELSVAQTVLRVHTRVADLYNQPMNQTEQQLRLTVEALKERQEHELINNREFGLLNNCEYEQRLQPHDGVPSPDDMDELLSRRRGSKLFLAHPRAISAFGRELNKRGLVPETIDMGGNRIPTWRGVPIFPCNKIPVTEARTTSIICMRTGEEEQGVVGLHQTGIPDEIEPSLSVRFMGISEQAIISYLVSTYYSAAVLVPDALGVLENVEIGRWR; encoded by the coding sequence ATGTCGGTAGGCGAAGAGGTCCGAGCGGAACAGTCCGAGCCGCAGCAGAGCTTGGGCACATCGGCCGCGCGGAATCTGGCCACCACCACCAAGTCCGCGCCGCAGATGCAGGAGATCAGCTCCCGCTGGCTCCTGCGGACGCTGCCGTGGGTGCAGGTGCAGGGCGGTACGTATCGAGTGAACCGGAGGTTGAGTTACTCGGTCGGCGACGGCCGGGTGACGTTCGTGAAGACCGGAGACCGGGTCCAGGTCATCCCGGCGGAGCTCGGCGAGCTGCCGACCCTGCGGGATTACGAGGACGTCGAGGTCTTGGGGGAGCTGGCCCAGCGCTGCCAGCAGCGGGAGTTCGCCGCGGGGTCGGTCATCACTTCCTTCGGCAGCCAGGCCGACGAGGTGTTCCTGCTCGCGCACGGCAGGGTCGAGAAGATCGGCACCGGGCCCTATGGGGACGACACGGTTCTCGGGACGCTCGCCGACGGTGCCTACTTCGGCGAGCAGGCACTGCTCGACCCGGAAGCCATCTGGGAGTACACGACGCGCGCGGTGACCGCCTGCACCGTGCTCACACTGCCGCGCCAGGACCTGGAGCAGGTCGCCGAGCGCACGGATTCGCTGCGCGAGCACCTCCGGCGGCTGCGGTCCATTCCGGCCCAGCGGACCAACAAGTTCGGCGAGTCGCCCATCGACCTCTCCGCTGGACACATCGGTGAAGCGGTGCTGCCGGGCACGTTCGTCGACTACGAATCAGCGCCGCGTGAGTACGAACTGAGCGTCGCCCAGACCGTTCTGCGCGTCCACACGCGCGTGGCCGACCTCTACAACCAGCCGATGAACCAGACCGAGCAGCAGTTGCGGCTCACGGTCGAGGCGCTGAAGGAGCGCCAGGAGCACGAGCTGATCAACAACCGCGAGTTCGGACTGCTCAACAACTGCGAGTACGAGCAGCGGCTGCAGCCCCACGACGGCGTGCCGAGCCCGGACGACATGGACGAACTGCTCAGCCGCAGGCGGGGGTCGAAGCTCTTCCTGGCCCACCCGCGCGCGATCTCCGCGTTCGGCCGTGAGCTCAACAAGCGCGGCCTCGTGCCGGAGACCATCGACATGGGCGGCAACCGCATCCCCACCTGGCGCGGGGTGCCGATCTTCCCGTGCAACAAGATCCCGGTCACCGAGGCCCGCACCACCTCGATCATCTGCATGCGTACGGGCGAGGAGGAGCAGGGCGTCGTCGGCCTGCACCAGACCGGCATCCCGGACGAGATCGAGCCGAGCCTGTCCGTGCGCTTCATGGGGATCAGCGAGCAGGCGATCATCTCGTACCTCGTGTCGACCTACTACTCCGCGGCGGTCCTCGTGCCGGACGCGCTCGGCGTGCTGGAGAACGTCGAGATCGGCCGCTGGCGATGA
- a CDS encoding family 2 encapsulin nanocompartment cargo protein polyprenyl transferase — MTDTTTDVTGFDEQAGHESPEAAELLASARACVDPELRRAIDSLPGAMRRIALYHFGWEHADGTPAAGHAGKAIRPALVLAAVRALGGDQAMAVRAAAAVELTHNFTLLHDDVIDRDTTRRHRPTAWTVFGEPDAILAGDALQALAQRLIAEDPHPGAPAAAARLASCVVELCEGQQADGAFERRRPDEVTLDECLAMAEAKTGALLGCACALGALYAGAGHSEVEALDGFGREAGLAFQLIDDVIGIWGDPDHTGKPARADLAARKKSLPVVAALASGTPAAAELAELYGRPSSDGDLDRMAQAVEAAGGRDWALLHAGDRMSRAINQLAGAVPVPEAAGSLLALAEFVTRRTH; from the coding sequence ATGACGGACACGACAACGGACGTGACGGGGTTCGATGAGCAGGCAGGGCACGAATCGCCGGAAGCGGCGGAGCTCCTGGCGTCGGCGCGGGCGTGCGTCGACCCGGAGCTGCGCCGGGCGATCGACTCGCTGCCGGGAGCGATGCGCCGCATCGCGCTCTACCACTTCGGATGGGAACACGCGGACGGCACACCGGCGGCCGGGCACGCGGGCAAGGCGATCAGGCCCGCGCTCGTGCTGGCCGCGGTGCGGGCGCTCGGCGGGGACCAGGCCATGGCCGTCCGCGCGGCGGCAGCGGTGGAGCTGACCCACAACTTCACCCTGCTGCACGACGACGTCATCGACCGCGACACCACCCGCAGGCACCGGCCCACCGCATGGACCGTGTTCGGCGAACCCGACGCGATCCTGGCCGGTGACGCGCTCCAGGCGCTGGCCCAGCGGTTGATCGCCGAGGACCCGCACCCCGGGGCCCCGGCGGCGGCCGCCCGGCTCGCCTCCTGCGTGGTGGAGCTCTGCGAGGGCCAGCAGGCGGACGGCGCGTTCGAGCGGCGCCGCCCCGACGAGGTCACGCTCGACGAGTGCCTCGCCATGGCCGAGGCCAAGACGGGGGCGCTGCTCGGCTGTGCCTGTGCGCTGGGGGCGTTGTACGCGGGGGCGGGGCACAGCGAGGTGGAGGCGCTCGACGGGTTCGGCCGTGAGGCGGGGCTCGCCTTCCAGCTCATCGACGACGTGATCGGCATCTGGGGCGATCCGGACCACACGGGCAAGCCGGCCCGTGCCGACCTCGCGGCCCGCAAGAAGTCCCTGCCGGTGGTCGCGGCGCTGGCCTCCGGCACCCCGGCCGCCGCCGAGCTGGCCGAGCTGTACGGACGCCCGTCGAGCGACGGCGATCTGGACCGCATGGCGCAGGCCGTCGAAGCGGCGGGCGGCAGGGACTGGGCGCTGCTGCACGCGGGCGACCGGATGTCCCGCGCGATCAACCAGCTGGCCGGCGCGGTGCCGGTCCCGGAGGCGGCCGGCAGCCTGCTGGCGCTCGCGGAGTTCGTGACGCGGCGCACGCACTGA
- a CDS encoding GNAT family N-acetyltransferase, producing MGVVIRRAGESDRADVVRLLDEAFRDDPVSSWVLPGEEYRRRTHGALMAAFLDLALSQGYVDITEDGSAVALWWSVPAGEDVGEDASGDEGGDEDGEEGPAQLRAAVDPGNERIEVIGRLTGDAHPADRPHQYLHMIGVSPERQGEGLGSALIGAVLERCDKEGLHAYLEASSSRSRALYTRLGFRFTGNAIDLPDGPHLWPMWREPQPFGTDGGDTRRFA from the coding sequence GTGGGCGTAGTCATCCGGAGGGCCGGGGAGAGCGACAGAGCGGACGTGGTCCGGCTGCTCGACGAGGCGTTCCGAGACGATCCGGTGAGCAGCTGGGTCTTGCCCGGCGAGGAGTACCGCCGCCGTACGCACGGCGCTCTGATGGCCGCCTTTCTCGACCTCGCGCTGAGCCAGGGCTACGTCGACATCACGGAGGACGGCTCGGCCGTCGCGCTGTGGTGGTCCGTCCCCGCGGGCGAGGACGTGGGTGAGGACGCGAGCGGGGACGAAGGCGGCGACGAGGACGGGGAAGAAGGGCCCGCGCAGCTGCGCGCGGCCGTCGACCCGGGCAACGAACGGATCGAGGTGATCGGCAGGCTGACCGGCGACGCGCACCCGGCCGACCGGCCCCACCAGTATCTGCACATGATCGGCGTGAGCCCGGAGCGGCAGGGCGAGGGGCTCGGCTCCGCGCTGATCGGCGCCGTGCTCGAACGCTGCGACAAGGAAGGGCTGCACGCCTATCTGGAGGCGAGCAGCAGTCGCAGCCGCGCGCTCTACACACGGCTCGGATTCCGTTTCACCGGAAACGCCATCGACCTGCCGGACGGCCCGCACCTGTGGCCGATGTGGCGGGAACCCCAGCCTTTCGGCACGGACGGTGGCGACACCCGCCGATTCGCATAA
- a CDS encoding GAF domain-containing protein — protein sequence MSREMTREVSGDTSRERLMAEAFVEMADSLTGTFDVAEFLQNLTVRCVELLGVSAAGVLLADAQGELRFLAASGEHAWVLDLFALQQEQGPCLDCYRSGTAHTNIALTGLEANTSWPRFAMRARAAGYAMTQVLPLRQGDQALGTLNLFQAKPRVLGPDEIALAQALADVATIAILQRRSLEQSELRRDQLQEALTRRIAECARQVVTGELDTEGIHRR from the coding sequence ATGTCCCGCGAAATGACCCGTGAGGTGTCCGGCGACACGTCCCGCGAGCGACTTATGGCGGAGGCATTCGTGGAGATGGCCGACTCCTTGACCGGCACTTTCGACGTCGCCGAATTCCTGCAGAACCTGACCGTGCGCTGCGTGGAACTGCTCGGCGTCTCGGCCGCGGGCGTCCTGTTGGCGGACGCCCAGGGCGAGTTGAGGTTTCTCGCGGCGTCCGGCGAGCACGCCTGGGTACTCGATCTGTTCGCCCTGCAGCAGGAACAGGGGCCGTGCCTGGACTGTTATCGCTCCGGCACGGCGCACACGAACATCGCACTCACCGGACTGGAAGCGAACACCTCTTGGCCGCGGTTCGCCATGCGTGCCAGGGCGGCAGGCTACGCGATGACGCAAGTGCTGCCTCTGCGCCAGGGCGATCAGGCTCTCGGGACACTCAATCTGTTCCAGGCGAAGCCACGGGTGCTCGGCCCCGACGAGATCGCGCTCGCGCAGGCCCTCGCGGATGTCGCCACGATCGCGATACTCCAGCGGCGTTCCCTGGAGCAGAGCGAGTTGCGGCGCGACCAGTTGCAGGAGGCTCTCACCCGCCGGATCGCCGAGTGCGCGCGGCAGGTGGTGACGGGGGAGCTCGACACGGAGGGGATCCACCGGAGGTGA
- a CDS encoding dihydrofolate reductase family protein, giving the protein MRKLIYFVAVSIDGFIGDRSGDGGSFMPFVDEEFLEFLKAEYPETIPAEGRRQLGLEGVENKHFDTVVQGRGSYRLALDAGITSPYGHLREYVASTTLDKSHDPNVEIISGDLVGKIRELKQEESEFDIWLCGGAKIAGELRDEVDELVVKTYPVLVGTGMPMFDEGAGGETVISEFVLDASRVFGNGVVVRTYRRKR; this is encoded by the coding sequence TTGCGAAAGCTCATCTACTTCGTCGCGGTATCGATCGACGGCTTCATCGGTGACCGGAGTGGCGACGGGGGGTCCTTCATGCCGTTCGTGGACGAGGAGTTCCTGGAGTTCCTCAAGGCGGAATACCCGGAGACGATTCCGGCCGAGGGCCGCCGGCAACTCGGTCTCGAAGGCGTGGAGAACAAGCATTTCGACACGGTCGTCCAGGGCAGGGGCAGTTACCGGCTCGCTCTGGACGCCGGCATCACGAGTCCGTACGGGCATCTGCGCGAGTACGTGGCGTCCACCACCCTCGACAAGTCACACGACCCGAATGTCGAGATCATCTCCGGTGACCTGGTCGGCAAGATACGTGAACTCAAGCAGGAGGAGAGCGAGTTCGACATCTGGCTGTGCGGTGGCGCGAAGATCGCGGGGGAGCTGCGGGACGAGGTCGACGAGCTGGTCGTCAAGACGTACCCGGTGCTTGTGGGGACCGGTATGCCGATGTTCGATGAGGGCGCGGGTGGGGAGACAGTGATCAGTGAGTTCGTGCTCGACGCGTCCCGGGTCTTCGGGAACGGCGTCGTCGTGCGGACGTATCGCAGGAAGCGCTGA
- a CDS encoding GNAT family N-acetyltransferase, whose translation MTYEGPMAYDGSRAQNGEVPGASPRARNGEAPRVRHARPVDLPRVVELVAEHAAYEKGAPPAPGLEQRLGALLFGVPDPRLRCLVAELPGGEVVGYATCAPEISTWDGAEYLHMDCLFLRDGHRGLGLGERLTDAVAAEARALGLTEVQWQTPAWNEGAIRFYGRIGAEAKEKLRFAWQVPPPPFDAVLCDLDGVIRFYDMSAMEEMERAAGLPHGSTAGIAFAPETDLPLMLGRTGKEEWVQAIARGLADRVPYERGHALGTALAEAGFSADATVVDLLRRARAHLHVALVTNATPWLDDDLAELGIAGLAHTVVGSADVGIVKPDRRIYEIAVERTGVPAERCLFVDDRKENVDAAVALGMVGLHYTGPDDLREALAPVLGRD comes from the coding sequence ATGACGTACGAAGGTCCGATGGCGTACGACGGCTCGCGCGCGCAGAACGGCGAAGTACCCGGCGCCTCGCCCCGCGCGCGGAACGGCGAAGCCCCCCGCGTCCGCCACGCCCGCCCCGTCGACCTCCCCCGCGTCGTGGAACTCGTCGCCGAGCACGCCGCGTACGAGAAGGGCGCCCCGCCCGCCCCCGGCCTGGAACAGCGCCTGGGCGCGCTCCTCTTCGGGGTGCCGGACCCGCGGCTGCGCTGTCTGGTGGCCGAGCTGCCCGGCGGCGAGGTCGTCGGCTACGCGACGTGTGCGCCGGAGATCTCCACCTGGGACGGCGCCGAGTACCTCCACATGGACTGCCTCTTCCTGCGCGACGGCCACCGGGGTCTCGGCCTCGGCGAGCGGCTGACGGACGCGGTGGCGGCAGAGGCGCGTGCGCTGGGCCTCACCGAGGTCCAGTGGCAGACCCCCGCGTGGAACGAGGGCGCGATCCGCTTCTACGGCCGCATAGGCGCCGAGGCCAAGGAGAAGCTGCGCTTCGCCTGGCAGGTGCCGCCGCCGCCCTTCGACGCCGTGCTCTGCGACCTCGACGGCGTGATCCGCTTCTACGACATGTCGGCGATGGAGGAGATGGAGCGCGCCGCTGGTCTTCCCCACGGCAGCACCGCCGGGATCGCCTTCGCGCCCGAGACCGACCTGCCGCTGATGCTCGGGCGCACCGGCAAGGAGGAGTGGGTGCAGGCCATCGCCCGGGGCCTCGCCGACCGGGTGCCCTACGAGCGCGGGCACGCCCTGGGCACGGCGCTCGCCGAGGCCGGATTCTCCGCCGACGCCACCGTGGTGGACCTGCTCAGGCGGGCCCGCGCACACCTGCACGTGGCGCTCGTGACGAACGCGACCCCCTGGCTCGACGACGACCTGGCCGAACTCGGCATCGCCGGCCTCGCGCACACCGTGGTCGGCAGCGCCGACGTCGGCATCGTCAAGCCCGACCGCCGGATCTACGAGATCGCCGTGGAGCGGACCGGGGTCCCCGCCGAGCGCTGCCTGTTCGTGGACGACCGCAAGGAGAACGTGGACGCGGCCGTCGCGCTCGGCATGGTGGGGCTCCACTACACGGGCCCCGACGACCTCAGGGAGGCGCTCGCCCCGGTGCTCGGCAGGGACTGA
- a CDS encoding pyridoxamine 5'-phosphate oxidase family protein, with amino-acid sequence MNTETTGPRTPEQRKRDTLHRLAHDIDAWVATADAAGGTPYLIPLSFLWDGESLLVATPDASVTGRNLRATGRARVGIGPTRDVILVEGAVRALGEGELTPENRDAFAEKTGFDPSKLDTAYTYFRITPQRLQAWREADELEGRELMRGGRWTVL; translated from the coding sequence ATGAACACCGAGACGACAGGACCGCGCACACCCGAGCAGCGCAAGCGGGACACCCTGCATCGCCTCGCCCACGACATCGACGCGTGGGTGGCGACGGCCGACGCGGCCGGCGGAACCCCGTATCTGATCCCGCTGTCCTTCCTCTGGGACGGCGAGAGCCTGCTGGTGGCCACTCCCGACGCCAGTGTCACCGGCCGCAACCTCCGGGCGACCGGCAGGGCACGGGTCGGCATCGGGCCGACCCGCGACGTCATCCTCGTGGAGGGGGCCGTACGCGCCCTGGGCGAGGGCGAGTTGACCCCCGAGAACCGTGACGCCTTCGCCGAGAAGACGGGCTTCGACCCGAGCAAACTCGACACCGCCTACACCTACTTCCGCATCACCCCGCAGCGGCTCCAGGCCTGGCGCGAGGCCGACGAGCTGGAGGGCAGGGAGCTGATGCGGGGCGGGCGGTGGACGGTGCTGTAG
- a CDS encoding sigma-70 family RNA polymerase sigma factor, with translation MDQNEAAVDDGAAVDQDEALAARFEEHRPHLKAVAYRMLGSLSESEDAVQESWIRLSRSDTSEVANLGGWLTTVVGRICLDMLRTRQSRREDSLSLALDTHVPDPVVSWGDVVDPEQEALLADSVGLALLVVLETLAPAERLAFVLHDMFAVPFDEVAPIVERTPAATRQLASRARRRVQGSAPTPDNDPVRQREVVGAFLAAARGGDFDALLELLDPDVVLRADTGELASGLSKLVRGASVVAGQAAMFSKGAPTTELALVNGRVGVVGVPGDEVVSVMEFTISDGRIVELNILVDPARVRALGLPAFRR, from the coding sequence ATGGATCAGAACGAAGCAGCAGTAGATGACGGAGCGGCAGTAGATCAGGACGAAGCGCTGGCCGCCCGCTTCGAGGAGCACCGGCCGCATCTGAAGGCCGTCGCCTATCGCATGCTCGGTTCGCTCAGCGAGTCCGAGGACGCGGTCCAGGAGTCCTGGATCCGGCTCAGCCGCTCCGACACCAGTGAGGTGGCGAACCTGGGAGGCTGGCTGACCACGGTCGTCGGCCGTATCTGCCTCGACATGCTGCGTACGCGGCAGTCGCGGCGCGAGGACTCCCTGTCGCTCGCCCTCGACACCCATGTGCCGGACCCGGTGGTGAGCTGGGGAGACGTGGTCGACCCCGAGCAGGAGGCGCTGCTCGCCGACTCGGTGGGCCTCGCGCTGCTCGTCGTACTGGAGACGCTGGCGCCCGCCGAACGCCTCGCGTTCGTGCTGCACGACATGTTCGCCGTGCCCTTCGACGAGGTCGCCCCGATCGTGGAGCGCACCCCGGCCGCGACCCGGCAGCTGGCGAGCCGGGCCCGCCGCAGGGTGCAGGGCTCGGCGCCCACCCCCGACAACGACCCCGTACGCCAGCGCGAGGTCGTCGGTGCCTTCCTCGCGGCCGCGCGGGGCGGGGATTTCGACGCGCTGCTCGAACTGCTCGACCCGGATGTGGTGTTGCGGGCCGACACCGGCGAACTGGCCTCGGGGCTCTCGAAGTTGGTGCGGGGAGCGTCGGTGGTGGCCGGGCAGGCGGCGATGTTCTCGAAGGGGGCACCGACCACCGAGCTCGCGCTCGTCAACGGCCGCGTCGGCGTGGTCGGAGTGCCCGGCGACGAGGTCGTCTCGGTCATGGAGTTCACGATCTCGGACGGCAGGATCGTCGAGCTCAACATCCTCGTCGACCCCGCCCGCGTGCGCGCCCTCGGTCTTCCCGCCTTCCGGCGCTGA